A genomic segment from Saimiri boliviensis isolate mSaiBol1 chromosome 14, mSaiBol1.pri, whole genome shotgun sequence encodes:
- the LAX1 gene encoding lymphocyte transmembrane adapter 1 isoform X1, with the protein MDGVTTTLPTIGGRILEFSTLHVTPSSPDRNKDQISSIFSGFLGLLTILLVVAVFCILWNWNKRKKRQVPYLRVTVMPLLTLPQTRQRAKNIYDILPWGQEELGRHQSRGIRIFSTESLLSRNSESPEHVPSQAGNPSPENRAHIHAMEYAVGIYDNALVPRMCGNLTPSAHCVNVGASRDCISISSEDSHDYVNVPTAEEIAETPASTKSPSRNVCALPSTQKLEEFSEERDEGCGDVGDCTRFHCPGTEGHDSLSDGEGSSQTSNDYVNMTGLDLSGIQERQLWVAFQCGRDYENVPAADPSRSQQQAEKDVPSSNTCHVEDKTDDPGTHVQCVKRTILASGDYGAFQPFTQSEDSEMEPREEETSNEDSNDYENVLTAKLEGRDSEQGPGSQLLPDELICRYPAVKPHEVVYPVGSLATAESTADP; encoded by the exons ATGGATGGTGTCACCACAACCCTTCCGACAATCGGAGGGAGGATCTTGGAGTTCAGCACTCTGCATGTGACTCCCAGCAGCCCGGACAG AAATAAAGACCAGATCAGCAGCATCTTTTCTGGGTTCCTGGGACTCCTCACCATCCTCCTGGTCGTTGCGGTTTTCTGCATCCTGTGGAACTGGAATAAACGGAAGAAGC GGCAAGTTCCCTACCTCCGAGTTACCGTCATGCCCTTGCTGACTCTGCCACAAACCAGACAAAGagccaaaaatatttatgacATCTTGCCTTGGGGACAAGAAGAGCTGG GGAGACATCAGTCAAGGGGTATCCGCATTTTCAGTACCGAGAGCCTCCTCTCCAGAAATTCTGAGAGCCCTGAGCATGTG cCCTCCCAAGCAGGCAATCCCTCCCCGGAAAATAGAGCCCATATCCATGCCATGGAGTACGCAGTGGGTATCTATGACAATGCCCTGGTGCCCCGGATGTGTGGGAACCTCACTCCCTCAGCACACTGCGTCAATGTCGGAGCTTCCAGAGACTGCATAAGCATTTCTTCAGAGGATTCCCATGATTACGTCAATGTCCCCACAGCAGAAGAGATTGCTGAGACTCCAGCTTCTACCAAAAGCCCTTCCAGAAATGTCTGTGCTCTTCCCAGtacccagaagctggaggagttCAGTGAGGAAAGAGATGAGGGTTGTGGGGATGTTGGTGACTGTACCAGGTTTCATTGTCCGGGAACTGAGGGACATGATTCACTCAGCGATGGAGAAGGTTCTTCTCAGACCTCAAATGACTATGTCAACATGACAGGGTTGGATCTCAGTGGCATCCAGGAGAGGCAGCTCTGGGTGGCTTTTCAGTGCGGCAGAGACTATGAAAATGTTCCAGCAGCAGATCCTAGTAGAAGCCAGCAGCAGGCTGAGAAAGATGTGCCATCCTCAAACACATGTCATGTCGAGGACAAGACAGATGATCCAGGGACTCACGTCCAATGTGTCAAAAGGACAATCCTTGCTTCAGGGGATTATGGAGCTTTTCAGCCATTCACACAGAGTGAGGACAGTGAGATGGAACCTAGAGAAGAAGAGACGTCAAATGAGGACTCCAATGACTATGAGAATGTGCTAACGGCCAAGTTAGAAGGCAGGGACTCTGAGCAGGGGCCTGGCTCTCAGCTCCTTCCTGATGAATTAATATGCAGGTACCCAGCCGTAAAGCCACATGAAGTAGTCTATCCTGTGGGATCTTTAGCCACTGCAGAGTCCACTGCAGACCCGTGA
- the LAX1 gene encoding lymphocyte transmembrane adapter 1 isoform X2, with protein MPLLTLPQTRQRAKNIYDILPWGQEELGRHQSRGIRIFSTESLLSRNSESPEHVPSQAGNPSPENRAHIHAMEYAVGIYDNALVPRMCGNLTPSAHCVNVGASRDCISISSEDSHDYVNVPTAEEIAETPASTKSPSRNVCALPSTQKLEEFSEERDEGCGDVGDCTRFHCPGTEGHDSLSDGEGSSQTSNDYVNMTGLDLSGIQERQLWVAFQCGRDYENVPAADPSRSQQQAEKDVPSSNTCHVEDKTDDPGTHVQCVKRTILASGDYGAFQPFTQSEDSEMEPREEETSNEDSNDYENVLTAKLEGRDSEQGPGSQLLPDELICRYPAVKPHEVVYPVGSLATAESTADP; from the exons ATGCCCTTGCTGACTCTGCCACAAACCAGACAAAGagccaaaaatatttatgacATCTTGCCTTGGGGACAAGAAGAGCTGG GGAGACATCAGTCAAGGGGTATCCGCATTTTCAGTACCGAGAGCCTCCTCTCCAGAAATTCTGAGAGCCCTGAGCATGTG cCCTCCCAAGCAGGCAATCCCTCCCCGGAAAATAGAGCCCATATCCATGCCATGGAGTACGCAGTGGGTATCTATGACAATGCCCTGGTGCCCCGGATGTGTGGGAACCTCACTCCCTCAGCACACTGCGTCAATGTCGGAGCTTCCAGAGACTGCATAAGCATTTCTTCAGAGGATTCCCATGATTACGTCAATGTCCCCACAGCAGAAGAGATTGCTGAGACTCCAGCTTCTACCAAAAGCCCTTCCAGAAATGTCTGTGCTCTTCCCAGtacccagaagctggaggagttCAGTGAGGAAAGAGATGAGGGTTGTGGGGATGTTGGTGACTGTACCAGGTTTCATTGTCCGGGAACTGAGGGACATGATTCACTCAGCGATGGAGAAGGTTCTTCTCAGACCTCAAATGACTATGTCAACATGACAGGGTTGGATCTCAGTGGCATCCAGGAGAGGCAGCTCTGGGTGGCTTTTCAGTGCGGCAGAGACTATGAAAATGTTCCAGCAGCAGATCCTAGTAGAAGCCAGCAGCAGGCTGAGAAAGATGTGCCATCCTCAAACACATGTCATGTCGAGGACAAGACAGATGATCCAGGGACTCACGTCCAATGTGTCAAAAGGACAATCCTTGCTTCAGGGGATTATGGAGCTTTTCAGCCATTCACACAGAGTGAGGACAGTGAGATGGAACCTAGAGAAGAAGAGACGTCAAATGAGGACTCCAATGACTATGAGAATGTGCTAACGGCCAAGTTAGAAGGCAGGGACTCTGAGCAGGGGCCTGGCTCTCAGCTCCTTCCTGATGAATTAATATGCAGGTACCCAGCCGTAAAGCCACATGAAGTAGTCTATCCTGTGGGATCTTTAGCCACTGCAGAGTCCACTGCAGACCCGTGA